The genomic window CTGGAAATTCGCCTTCCTGCGCCAGCACCGCATCGACATGAACTGGCGCAGTGGGGAGCTGCGGCCTCCCAAGGTGGGTCTGGGTGTCCACCAGGGACAGACtctggagagctgagagcccccAAGGTGGGTCTGGGGCACTGCAACAGGGGGAGCTGGTGTGGGATCAGCcacagggagcagatccagctCGAAGCAGTGGGGGCAGCAGAAGTGGAGTCCCATGGGCTCGGGTAAGGGGGGACCCTCCCTTTgcatggtcctgtgcagggctgcagccaaGTCCAGTACCCAGGGAGGGTACAgcccccccagggctcagctgtCTCCCATGCAGGGTCCCAGAGCCCTGGGATGCTCTCGCTGgggtccctcctgccctctggGCAGAGCCTCTGCTGCCTCTTGTCTTGCTCCTGAGCCCCCCCCACTCCCTGTTCCCAGTAGGCTCCtgcccctggcagcagctgcccaacCACTCCCCCCggctctgctgccctgcagaAGCACTGGGAGGTGCAGGTGATTTGGGGAGCCCTCTGCCCTTCCTCCCCGCGGCACCTGCTGTCTCCTGCTGCTCACCGTGTTTGGGGGGTCCTGTGGGCTAGGGGAGCCCACACTGCCCCTCCTTCGTGCCTGTGCTCCCACAGGTGCTGAAAGGCCACGACGACCACGTGATCACGTGCCTTCAGTTCTGCGGGAACCGCATCGTCAGCGGCTCTGATGACAACACGCTCAAGGTGTGGTCGGCTGTCACCGGGGAGGTGAGTGTCACTGTCACGGGGCAGGTGTCACTGTCACGGAGAAGGTGTCACAGTCCCTGGGCAGGTGTCACTGTCACTGGGCAGACGTTACTGTTACGGGGCAGATGAGTGTGGCACTGTCACTGGTGCCAcggggagctgggacagggaccatccccctgtgctgagcacacGTGTGGCTGCACCCTGACTCCGGGGATCAGTTTGGGCTCCTGGTGACAAAGACGttgagctctgctgctctgccctgccgCAGGTGGGGGTAGGTGGGAGAGGCCCACCTGTCCCTCACGCCCTGCCCCCTGCAGTGTGTGCAGACACTAGTGGGCCACACGGGGGGCGTGTGGTCCTCCCAGATGAGGGACAGCATCGTCATCAGCGGCTCCACGGACCGCACGCTCAAGGTGTGGAATGCGGACAGTGGCGAGTGCGTGCACACGCTGTATGGACACACCTCCACCGTGCGTTGCATGCACCTGCACGGCAACAGGTACGGGCTGAGCGAGCTCTGTGGGAGGGGGAGCCCAGGAGGTGAACCTCGTTGCCCTGGGGCCACCCTGGCAGTCGGGCCCCAGGTGTCCCCTTGCCCACAGGGTGGTGAGTGGCTCCCGGGATGCCACGCTGCGGCTCTGGGACATCGAGACGGGGCAGTGCCTGCACGTGTTGATGGGGCACGTGGCGGCCGTGCGCTGTGTCCAGTACGATGGCAACAAGGTGGTCAGTGGCGCCTACGACTACACGGTCAAGGTGTGGGACCCCGAGAGCGAGAGCTGCACCCACACCCTGCAGGGGCACACCAACCGCGTTTACTCCCTGCAGGTACGGCCCAcacctcccctcctgctgctttccccccctccagctcccctgaTTTCCTTGCTCCCTGCAGGTACAACCTCACACACCTGCCCTTCTGCTGCCTTCACCTGTCATTCCCCTGCTTTCCAGTCACGGGGCACAAGCTGTGCCACACAGTCCCTATGTGTTGCAGGGACATGTAGGCCACATCTGTGCCCTTAAGGGACACATCTGTGCCATGCAAAGACATGGACCACATCTGTGTCCTGTGGGGACACTCTACCTCTCTGACACTCCCTCCCACACACATGCTGTGGACACAAACACTCCTCTGTGCCCGCTCCCTGGAGCATTTGTAGACCCCAAAAAGCTGAGGGGTATGTGAGGCCATGACTCAGCCACTGAGCCAGGGactgagctggagctgggggtgctgcaTCCCAAACTGGGTGGTGCTGGAGCCAGGGggaagctggagctgggggggctgcaccccAAAGCGGGGGGCACTCTTGGctccagtgctgagctgggcctccccctctggcagtttgatgGGACGCACATTGTGAGCGGGTCCCTAGACACGTCGATCCGCGTGTGGGACGTGGAGAGTGGGAACTGCCTGCACACCCTCATGGGGCACCAGTCCCTCACTAGTGGGATGGAGCTGCGCGACAACATCCTCGTGTCTGGCAACGCCGACTCCACCGTCAAGATCTGGGACATCAAGACGGGGCAGTGCCTGCAGACACTGCAGGGTGAGAGGTGTTCCCCATCCTTGGGGGCCTGCGGGTGGCAGGGGGGGCTCCCTTCAAtcagggggctgggagggagcagttCCTTCCCTcggggggctgcagagggagtGGGGCTTCCAGATGTGGGAGGACAGGTGTCACCCGGCTGTGGGTGCCCCGGGCGCTCCTGGGGCTCACAGCTCTCTCCCCGCAGGTCCCAGTAAGCACCAGAGTGCTGTGACCTGCCTGCAGTTCAGCTCCAAGTTCGTGGTGACCAGCTCTGACGATGGGACGGTGAAGCTGTGGGACCTGAAGACGGGGGAATTTGTGCGGAACCTGGTGGCCCTGGAGAGCGGGGGCTCTGGGGGCGTCGTGTGGCGCATCCGTGCCTCCAACACAAAGCTGGTGTGCGCCGTGGGCAGCCGCAATGGCACCGAGGAGACcaagctgctggtgctggactTTGACGTGGACCTCAAGTGACCCCGGCCAGCCCGGGGGTCCCGCGGGAGGGGTGGCTCCGGCGCAGGCGCTGGCCCCCGCGGGCAGGACAGGGGGGCGCCCGGCCGGGCCTTATTTATATGTGTGGGAGCGCCCGGCCGGGCCGCAGGAGCATGTTTTATACATGGAATatattgatttatttctgtactGGGGCTCCTGCTCAAGCCCTGagcccaggctgggggctgcagcacaTCTCCTCTGaccctgggcagcacaggaaGGGGACAGGCTCTCCCTGCACACGCaggccctgggctgggggcgATGGCCCTGCAGCACCTGACACCCCCTGGCACTGGGtgcctgctctgcaccagccaTTTGT from Chiroxiphia lanceolata isolate bChiLan1 chromosome 2, bChiLan1.pri, whole genome shotgun sequence includes these protein-coding regions:
- the LOC116782951 gene encoding F-box/WD repeat-containing protein 7-like isoform X1, translated to MTCRRRPGPEGAPRASPAQPGDSGDSRVPAAQAVAQEEEDEEEEEAPGPWESERPGKGSPGSGAEPDGSGGRGVQEPPSSAGEQEEEEEEEEEEEEGSCCSEEGEDGSNVYLYYTLGERWIDYLQRTGDRGLLRHLRPKMKRKSENGPDGRALSPGKKLCKGSEYGRTLGPCTPSPTTTFGDLRNAKAGQARRRRIPSVAPPPELQDWLRTFQRWSGPEKLLALDELIDRCEPAQIKYMMQVIEPQFQRDFISLLPKELALYVLSFLEPRDLLRAAQTCRYWRVLAEDNLLWREKCREEGIEEPLHLRKRRLLSPGFMYSPWKFAFLRQHRIDMNWRSGELRPPKVLKGHDDHVITCLQFCGNRIVSGSDDNTLKVWSAVTGECVQTLVGHTGGVWSSQMRDSIVISGSTDRTLKVWNADSGECVHTLYGHTSTVRCMHLHGNRVVSGSRDATLRLWDIETGQCLHVLMGHVAAVRCVQYDGNKVVSGAYDYTVKVWDPESESCTHTLQGHTNRVYSLQFDGTHIVSGSLDTSIRVWDVESGNCLHTLMGHQSLTSGMELRDNILVSGNADSTVKIWDIKTGQCLQTLQGPSKHQSAVTCLQFSSKFVVTSSDDGTVKLWDLKTGEFVRNLVALESGGSGGVVWRIRASNTKLVCAVGSRNGTEETKLLVLDFDVDLK